The Helianthus annuus cultivar XRQ/B chromosome 15, HanXRQr2.0-SUNRISE, whole genome shotgun sequence genomic sequence TACGGGGATGTGATCACATGTTGGAAACCATTTGTAATGTAATTTTCTTGATTAGGTATGAATAATGTAAAAGATTCAAAATCAAGTTGATTCGAATGGTTTATGATTGTcaagaaaaataaatttttttaaggctctttttccgctgcgtcgttTTTAAGTTATTACGTGTTAGGGTGTTTCAGTACATCTTGGTAGCTCCGGGATGAATTGAAtagcgggacttatgggcttcatcaaGAAGAAGAATTTTAACATTGCAAGTGTTTGGAACCCAGATTCGATCGAAACGGGTTTTCAATCCATTACTATTATCCTGCAAGTCTTTGAGCTGACCCactattctttcctttttcacattTTCTTCTTTTACAGCTTCAGTTTGCACCTCCTTGATTCGTTTAAGTAACCCTTAGGTCACTATTAACTGCATCGACTGTACCCGAATAGGTGAATATTCTTCTTTCCTACTCAGTGCATCTGCAACTATGTTGGCTTTTCCGGGATGATAATgaatttcacagtcataatcctTCACCGTCTCTaaccaacgtcgttgtctcatatttaactccttttgatTAAAGAAGTACTTGAGActtttatggtcagtgaaaatagTACATTTCacaccatataaataatgcctccatatttttatgGCAAAGACTACTGCCGCCAATTCCAGATCGTGTGTCGGATATTTCTTTTCATGAatctttaattgtcttgaagcatacgcGATCACCTTTCCTCGCTGCATAAGTACACATCCGAGACCAAGCTGGGATGCATCTGAATAAATAACCATATCTTCAGTCCCATCTGGTAACGTTAGCACAGGGGCACTGGTCAATTTTTCTTTAAGGATACGGAAGGCATCTTCTTGTGCACTATCCCATACAAATTTCTCATTTTTACGGGTCAACTTAGTTAATGGAGttgcaattttggagaaatcttgtataAATCTCCGATAATAACCTGCAAGACCTAGAAAACTCCTAATCTTTGATGGATTCTTTGGAGGTTTCCATTTAGTCACAGCTTCTATTTTGGACAGATCTACCGACACCCCCTCAATATTAATAACATGTCCTAGAAACTGTACCTCACGCAACCAAAaggcacattttgaaaactttgtgtAAAGTCTCTCACGCCTAAGCGTTTCAAGCACTTCGCGCAAGTGATATTCATGATCCGCTTCATTCTTTGAATATACAagaatatcgtcaatgaaaacaatcacCGACTTGTCTAGCATTGGTTTGCagacgcggttcataagatccatgaaagccgcaggtgcattagttaatccgAAAGACATTACTAAAAACTGGTAATGCCCATAACGCGTTCAGAATGTTGTTTTCGGTATATCTTCTTCTtttactttcaactgatgataacctgatcttaAGTCAATCTTCGAAAACCAACTTgtgccttgtaattgatcgaacaagtcgtcgatcctaggaagcgggtatcgattctttaccgtgagtttattcaactcccggtaatcaatgcacatcctcatacttccgtctttcttcttcacaaataatactggcgctccccaaggagaaaCGCTCGGtcgaataaatcctttgtctaaAAGGTCTTGTAATTGCGACAGCAACTCTTGTAGTTCCGATGGCGCTAatcgataaggagccttggctaCTGGTTTCGCGCCCGGGACTAATTCAATACCAAACTCCACCTCACGCTCTGGTGGTAATCCCGATAgatcttccggaaaaacatcttcaAATTCTTGTACAACTGGTACATCTTTGATTTCTGGAGCCTCTTTTGTCGAATCATGTATGTAAGCCATATACGCCTTACATCCATGTCGAACCAGCTTGCAAGCTTTGATGAAAGAACAGATTATAGGGCTGCAGCTTTTCTCCCCATAAATAGTAACATGTTTTCCGCTTGGAGACATTAGTTGTATCTCTTTACAGTTTCATATTACTTTCGCGTGATATCGAgctagccaatccatcccgattaccacttgaaattctcccattgaCATGGGAATTAAATCAACGAAATACTCTTCATCGTTAATGCTCAGTTTACAATTCCAACACATATcacaaacaataaaacttttattatcACCTATTTCTACTTCAAGTGGTATAGGTAATTTTGTTAACGTGAATGTAGGGTGTTGAATAAATCGATGTGATATAAAAGATCTATttgcacccgtatcaaataaaatTCGTGTTGGAATTCTGAAACAACATCAGGTTCAGTTTTAGCTTCAGCGGCTGTCATGTTGAAAGATCTTGCCCTTGCTTTCTGAGCATCAGGCTTTGTATCAGTGGTGTCTTTGGTTCCCTCTAACTCCGGGCACTCAGACTTTTTGTGTCCCGATTTGTAACATTTATAACATACTGACACCTTTCCCGGGGAATTTGCAACCACATGTCCCACTTTGCCACAAGTAGGACATGGTTTGTTTTTAAAATAGCATTCGCCCTTATGATTCTTTCCACAAATTTTGCATGGAGGTATCCCCCCTTTGTCAACCCCTTTCTTCGGAGCTTCATTCAGCTTTTGTTTCTTTACGGGGATTGGGTTTTTATCAAACACCCTTCGCTCACCCCTTTCAATCTGCTTTTTCAGCTCAATTTCCCTTTCACGTGCGGCATTCACTATCTCTGTAAGATGCCCGTATtttgaaggagtcataaactcccgatACTTCGCGCTCGGCATGTTGTAGTAGTAATATATTTTCTGTTCTTCAGTCTGAACCAGCTCATCGCAAAACCTGATCTTATCGAGAAAGATTCCTGTAATCTTCTCTATCGACTCACCATTATGCCTTAGCTGAATAAACTCTTCTTTAATCCTATTGATTACAGCTTTCGGGCTATGATGTCTAAGGAACGGTGTTTTGAATTCTTCCCATGTCATAATTCTCGTGGCCTCAATTCCCTGTTCCTTCTTCAgattatcccaccaatccttggcttggcCTCTTAACTGACCAGTTCCGTATGCCACGAAATCAGTCTCGTCACAATGGGTCCTTTCAAATACCCCTTCAATGTCGCTAATCCATCGTTGACAAACGATCGGATCAACTTCACCATGATATAACGGGGGTTTGCATGCCATAAATTTATTATATGGGCACGCTTTCGATTTACCCGCATTTTTCTTTTCATTCATCTCTATTACCGCTAAAAGCGTAGTTTGTAGTCTATCAATGAACTGCGGTAGACTAGCTTCTAAAGTTTTTCCGACTTCCTCGGAAATAGTAGCTTTCATCTCTTCAGTTACACGAGATGTTGATTCCTTTCCGGTTTCACCGGCCATTTCTTTGACTGAAATATTCACAATAGTTAATCAATAACTATTTAATTTATTTCCACCTTATTACATGGAAATTTATATTACACATACTTAATCACAAGTAATGTGTATTTTTTTTAGGTTCGGTCAAGTACATATCTTGCCTTACCTTTCTTACTTAGTGTATTTCTCCGGGTTCGAGCGTATTCATACACTCCTCCCATACACCTTTCATATATTTTTCATTATCTAATCCTATAAATCTAGACTCATTTATAaataactcttaccggatgtctTGATCAAGCTTTGAATCGAACACACTTTGTCTTAACGAGGCTCTGATAACCAACTTGTAAGACCTTTAAAAACATTGAGTAATTTACTTGAAACATATATCACTTTATAAGTATCTTTTACCAAATATCCACAAAACGATAATTTACATAGATTTTAAATATTTTCAACAA encodes the following:
- the LOC110880990 gene encoding uncharacterized protein LOC110880990 codes for the protein MAGETGKESTSRVTEEMKATISEEVGKTLEASLPQFIDRLQTTLLAVIEMNEKKNAGKSKACPYNKFMACKPPLYHGEVDPIVCQRWISDIEGVFERTHCDETDFVAYGTGQLRGQAKDWWDNLKKEQGIEATRIMTWEEFKTPFLRHHSPKAVINRIKEEFIQLRHNGESIEKITGIFLDKIRFCDELVQTEEQKIYYYYNMPSAKYREFMTPSKYGHLTEIVNAAREREIELKKQIERGERRVFDKNPIPVKKQKLNEAPKKGVDKGGIPPCKICGKNHKGECYFKNKPCPTCGKVGHVVANSPGKVSVCYKCYKSGHKKSECPELEGTKDTTDTKPDAQKARARSFNMTAAEAKTEPDVVSEFQHEFYLIRVQIDLLYHIDLFNTLHSR